The Microvirga lotononidis nucleotide sequence CTGCTGTACCTGCCGCGGTACTCCCCGGAGTTCAACCCGATCGAGCCCGCCTGGGCCAAGGTGAAAGAGCGGCTCAAGGCGAAAGCGGCGCGCACTCTCGAAGCTTTGGAAGCAGAACTCAAACCCGCCCTCGACACCATCACTGCAAAAGATGCCCAAGGCTGGTTCAGGCACGCCGGCTATGCCCTACACTGAAACCAAAAGCGCTTTAGGTTTCGAACAGCCGTATGGCCGCTCGCCCATGCAAATGAATTCCAGCTGAAGGAATTATTCGGGTGGGCGTCACACCGCCTCTGCCATTGTCTTGGTCCTAGTTGGGTTCAGGTTCCGGCCTGACGGCAAGGAGAGATCGATGCGAGCACGCATAGCAATTCTTATCGCAGGGCTGACTGGTCTGTGCCTGACTGCCTCAGCCCAGGCGGCTGATTATGGGATCGCTTCCTTCGAGGGTGTCGAGGTCGAGAGCCGCAGGGAGATCTACGAGACCCCACCGCCTGTCGTCACCGAGCGCTTCCGCGAGGAGAGGATCGAGCGCGGCCCACGGTATGTCGAAGAAGAGCGGATCGATGGCCGGCCCGGACCGGGATGGCGCCGGCTCGGTTATCCTATTGCGGCCCGCCCCTAGTGGAGTGGCGAGGATTGCCGCCTGATCATCAAGCGCCGGATGAACCCGTGGGGCGAGGTGATCGAGCGGCGTGTCAGGATCTACGATTGAGGAGCATACGCAACCGGGCCTCACGCTCATCGTTCTCCTGATCAGCGGAGGATGTAGTCGTGAGAGCGACAGTGCCATTGATCCTGCTTGGGATGGCATCCCTCGGCTGTGGCTCTCCCGCACTGATCACGGCCCCAGGATTGAGGATGCCAGCCGGATCGAAAGCCTGTTTGATCTCCCGCATGAGACGAAGCTCGACCGGATCAGAGATGCGGGCAAAAACCGCAGACTTGAGCCGACCGATGCCGTGCTCTGCGGAAATGCTGCCGCCGAGGTCATGTACGAGGGCGTAAACCGCAGCGTTGACCGCGGCTCCCTGTGCCGCAAGGGCATCGTTGCCGGGGAAAAGCACGTTCACGTGAATATTGCCGTCTCCGACATGGCCGACGAAGAGGGCGCGTGTCCCAGAAAATTCAGTGCCGAGGCGGGCAGCCACGCCGGCGATCAGGGCCGGCACGTCCTCGGTGGCGACACTGACGTCGTGGGACGCCGTCGGGCCCGCGAGACGGTTCGCTTCGGAGACAGCGAAGCGCAAATGCCAGATCTCCCGCGCTTGTGCCTCAGTGGCGGCGATGACGGCGTCGACGATGGTTCCGGCCTCGAATGCGCCGCTCAAGGCGGTTTCGAGGCGCGCGGACACGCTCGCCTCGCACTCACCGCCGATCTCAATGAAGACGTACCACGAGTGGCGGGCGGTGAGCGGATAGCGCGCCTGCGGAAAACGTGCGCGCACCAGATCCATCTCGGCGCCGCACATCAGCTCGAAGGCAAGAATCTCCTCACCAGCGCCTTCGCGCAGGGTGCGGAGGAGACGGAGGGCGTCGTCCGGGCTCGCGACTGCGACGAGTGCGCTTCCCCGTGCGGGCGGCGGACGGACGATCCGCAGGGCCGCTGCGGTGATGACGGCAAGCGTTCCCTCCGAGCCAAGGAGGAGATGGCGCAGATCATAGCCGGCGTTGTTCTTGCGCAGGCGCTTCGGCCCGCGCACGATCTCGCCCCCGGCGGTGACGTATTCTAGACCCAGGACTAGGTCGCGGGTCATGCCGTGGCGTATCACGGCGATGCCGCCCGCATTGGTCGCGAGAATGCCCCCGATTTGACACGAGCCTTCGCTGCCGATGCTCACCGGGAACTCGCGTCCGGCTGCAGCCGCGGACTCTTGAACGGTCGCGAGGATGCAGCCCGCTTCGGCGATTAGCGTGTTGCCGATCGGATCAACGGTGCGGATGCGGTTGAGCCGTTCGAGGGAGAGCACCACCGCGCGGCCGGAAGCATCCGGAGTGGCGCCGCCGGAGAGGCCGGTATTGCCGCCTTGGGGCACGACGGGCGTTCGCGTCTGCGATGCCCAGCGCAGGACCGCGGCGACGGCCTCCGCCGTGCGCGGCAACATCACCGCTGCCGCTTCGCCGGTGAAGAGACCGCGCCAGTCGGTCAGGTATGGCACCATTGCCGCCGGATCGGTGATCACATCGGCGGGACCGAGAACGTCTGCGGCGGGATACATCGGCTCACACAACCCCGGCATCGACGATATAGTTCTGGCCGGTGCACCGGCGCGCCGCGCCCGACGAGAGAAACAGCACCATCGCCGCGATGTCCTCCGGCAGGATCTCGCCCTTGATGGACTGGCGGACTTGGGCGGCCGCCCATTTCTCCGGCGTCCACCAAGTCTTGCGCTGCCGCTCGGTCATCACCCAGCCAGGAGTGACGCAGTTGACGCGGATGCCGTCGGGCCCGAGTTCGCGGGCGAGCGAGCGGGTGAAGCCGATGACCGCCGATTTCGCGGTGGTGTAGGCGATGAGCCCGGATGCGCCCTGCATCCAGGATGTTGAGCCGAGATTGACGATTGCGCCGCCGCCGAGGGCGCGCATGCCCGGCGCGACGGCCTGGCTGACGAACATCATTGGCCGGAGGTTCACGGCCAACCGGTCGTCCCAATAGGTCTCGGTCACCTCGTCGAAGCGGTGGCGCTCGTCGTGACCGGCATTGTTGACGCAGATCGAGAACGGCCCGAGATTGGCCGCAAGGGCGCGGATCGCCTCCTGCGTGGCGCCGATCTCGCGCAGGTCGACGGCGCGGAACACGACCTGCGCTCCCGTTGCCACGAGATCGGCTGCGAGCGCCTCGCCGAGCTCCACGTTGCGGTCGAGAAAGGCCACCGCCGTGCCTTGCGTGGCGAAGGCCTCGACGATGGCGCGGCCGATGCCTTCGGCGCCGCCCGTGACGAGCGCTGTGCGCGAGGAAAGATCGGGAAAGTGGGGTAGGGTCAACCGGCAAACTCCGACACGGGCAGGCCGGCGGCTGGGACCGGCATGGCGAAGAGGCCGCCCGAGAAGGGTGCCTCGGCAAGGACGCGCGAGGGCAGGCGGATGCGCGCGGTGGTGATGAAGAGGGTCTTCAGATCCTCCCCGCCGAAGGCGACGCTGGTCGGACGGGGCACAGGCAGCCGCACCTCGCGCTCCAGGCGACCGTTCGGGTCGTAGCGGCGCACGCACCACCCGTCCCAGATGGCGCACCATAGGAAGCCCTCACTATCGATCGCGAGACCGTCCGGCCGCCCGTCCGCGGCATCGATCTCGGCGAACACGCGCCGGTTGTCGATAGCACCGGCGGCGAGATCAAAATCGTAGGCGTAGATCCTGCCTGGGGCGGAATCGGTGAAATAGAAGGTGCGTCCGTCCGGGCTCCAGTCGAGGCCGTTGGCTACGGTGAAGCCGGCCGCCACACGCTTCCACGTGTGGTCGCCGGAGATGGCGTAGAGGGCACCGGTGGCGCGGCTCGCATCAAGGCGCATGGTACCGCCCCACAACCGACCGATCCGGTCGCATTTGCCGTCGTTGAAGCGGTTGTCGGGAATCTCCGCCTCAGGGTCGACGAGCGGCTCAAGGCGGCCGCTCTCGAAGTCGAGGGCCTCAAGGCCGTCCTGGGTGAGAGCGGCGAGCCCGCCGCCGCGGCGCGGCACGACGGCGCTGACGAGCCTGGGCAGCACGACCTCTTCGTTGGTGCGCGTTGCCGGATCGAAGCGATGCACAGACGGGGCAAGGATGTCGACCCAGTAGAGCCTCTTCTCGTGCGGCATCCAGACCGGTCCCTCGGCGAGATGCGCCCCCCAGGGCAGCACGCATTCCACGCCGCTATCGGAGGGCGGCCCCGCCCGGCTCTGCGGATTGATGTTCATCGGCATGGCGCCGACATTGCCGGAGATCTGGCGCGCGGCCGCCATAAGGTCGCGCCCTGTGGTGTGGAGCCGGTCGTTAGACAGGCGCGAACTCGGCCCGAATACGCCGATGGCGGCAATCGCCCGGCCGGTATGATCGAAGATCGGGGCGGCGACCGAGACGACTCCTGCCACATGCTCCTCAAGGGAGATGGCATACCCACGCGCCCGGGCGAGGGCGAGATCGGCCATGAGCGACTCACTGTCGGTGATGGTGCGATCAGTGAAACCTTGGAGCGCGTTGTGATCGAGGAGGGCTCGGCGCTCGTGCGGGGAAGCGAAGGCAAGTAGCGCCTTGCCGCCGGCGGTGCAGTGCAGGGGCGCCCGGCGGCCGATCTCGATCCTGAAGCCGAAGGCGCCGCCGCGACTCTTCTGGTCGATGTAGAGCACCTCGTCACCATCGATGGAGCACAAAGCGACGGTCTCCCGGGTCTCGTCAGCGAGGCGCTCGATCACCGGCGAGGCGGCTCCGCGCAGATCGAAGGACTCCCACACCCGGTGCGCCAGCTCGAAGAGCCGGTGTCCGAGCCGGTAGGTGTTGTCGCTCTCCTCATGCCGCACGAGGCGGAACAGGACGAGGGTGTTGAGCATCCGCGCCAGGGTGCCCTTCGTGAGCTTCGTCGCTGCCTGCAAGTCCTTGAATCGCGGCGGCATGGCATGCTCGCCGATCACATCGAGGAGATAGAGGCCCTTGGCGAGGGCTGCAGCCCCGGTCGGAACCTCCCGCTCCTCCGGCGGCGCAACGCGTGGGTTGTCCACGGCTAGGCGGCCTTCGTCCGTTCCGCGCGGGCGGCCGCCGCCTCTTCGATCATCCGTTCGATCGTCCATTTGGGTTCAAAGCCTAGTTCCGTGCGGATTCGCGCGTTGGAGGTCTCGTAGAACACACCGCTACCGGGCAGGTCGACAATCTTCAACGGCAGACCGGTGAGTTTCGCCATGAGGCTGATCGCCTCCGCGAAATCCACGGGAGCGGTGGCGCCGAGATTGTAAGTGCGGCCGGCCGCCTTCGGGCTGGCGAGGGCAAGGAGGATGCCTTCGATCATGTCCCGCGTATCGGTGATGTGCATCCTGAACGGGCGACCGTTCTCGTTGCGTGAGATCACCAGGGATTCGCGGCCGTCGTCGATCGCCTTGAGCCGCTCGACGGCCGCGGTATGGCCGAAGCCCTCCTGCTGGCGGATCTTCGGGTGCAGGAAGAAGCGCGGACCGGAGAAGAAGCTCTCAGGGTCGAGGAGCTCGCAGGCGTCCTGAGTGTGGGAGAAGCGCAGGATCGTTGCCGGAACGCCCGACACACGCTCGAAGAAACGCACGATCTCCTCGCCGAGGAGCTTTGTGAGACCGTAGAGCGAGCGCGGCTTGACGGGATGGTCCTCGTCGACCGGCAGGTAGTCCGGGACGTTCTCCGGATAGACCTCGCCGGAACTCGCAAAGATCACCCGCTCCGGTTTCGCACGGACCGCCTGCTCGAGGAGGATACGAGTGCCGTCCACGTTCGCCCGGTGCAGCTTG carries:
- a CDS encoding FAD-binding oxidoreductase; its protein translation is MYPAADVLGPADVITDPAAMVPYLTDWRGLFTGEAAAVMLPRTAEAVAAVLRWASQTRTPVVPQGGNTGLSGGATPDASGRAVVLSLERLNRIRTVDPIGNTLIAEAGCILATVQESAAAAGREFPVSIGSEGSCQIGGILATNAGGIAVIRHGMTRDLVLGLEYVTAGGEIVRGPKRLRKNNAGYDLRHLLLGSEGTLAVITAAALRIVRPPPARGSALVAVASPDDALRLLRTLREGAGEEILAFELMCGAEMDLVRARFPQARYPLTARHSWYVFIEIGGECEASVSARLETALSGAFEAGTIVDAVIAATEAQAREIWHLRFAVSEANRLAGPTASHDVSVATEDVPALIAGVAARLGTEFSGTRALFVGHVGDGNIHVNVLFPGNDALAAQGAAVNAAVYALVHDLGGSISAEHGIGRLKSAVFARISDPVELRLMREIKQAFDPAGILNPGAVISAGEPQPRDAIPSRINGTVALTTTSSADQENDEREARLRMLLNRRS
- a CDS encoding SDR family NAD(P)-dependent oxidoreductase encodes the protein MTLPHFPDLSSRTALVTGGAEGIGRAIVEAFATQGTAVAFLDRNVELGEALAADLVATGAQVVFRAVDLREIGATQEAIRALAANLGPFSICVNNAGHDERHRFDEVTETYWDDRLAVNLRPMMFVSQAVAPGMRALGGGAIVNLGSTSWMQGASGLIAYTTAKSAVIGFTRSLARELGPDGIRVNCVTPGWVMTERQRKTWWTPEKWAAAQVRQSIKGEILPEDIAAMVLFLSSGAARRCTGQNYIVDAGVV
- a CDS encoding SMP-30/gluconolactonase/LRE family protein, yielding MDDRTDDRRGGGRPRGTDEGRLAVDNPRVAPPEEREVPTGAAALAKGLYLLDVIGEHAMPPRFKDLQAATKLTKGTLARMLNTLVLFRLVRHEESDNTYRLGHRLFELAHRVWESFDLRGAASPVIERLADETRETVALCSIDGDEVLYIDQKSRGGAFGFRIEIGRRAPLHCTAGGKALLAFASPHERRALLDHNALQGFTDRTITDSESLMADLALARARGYAISLEEHVAGVVSVAAPIFDHTGRAIAAIGVFGPSSRLSNDRLHTTGRDLMAAARQISGNVGAMPMNINPQSRAGPPSDSGVECVLPWGAHLAEGPVWMPHEKRLYWVDILAPSVHRFDPATRTNEEVVLPRLVSAVVPRRGGGLAALTQDGLEALDFESGRLEPLVDPEAEIPDNRFNDGKCDRIGRLWGGTMRLDASRATGALYAISGDHTWKRVAAGFTVANGLDWSPDGRTFYFTDSAPGRIYAYDFDLAAGAIDNRRVFAEIDAADGRPDGLAIDSEGFLWCAIWDGWCVRRYDPNGRLEREVRLPVPRPTSVAFGGEDLKTLFITTARIRLPSRVLAEAPFSGGLFAMPVPAAGLPVSEFAG
- a CDS encoding NAD-dependent epimerase/dehydratase family protein, whose translation is MTILVTGSAGRVGSKVVQRLLDDGKAVTGFDLRPSGIAHPRFREVVGVFDDRLAAAAATEGATAVLHLGAFMSWLPGDSDKLHRANVDGTRILLEQAVRAKPERVIFASSGEVYPENVPDYLPVDEDHPVKPRSLYGLTKLLGEEIVRFFERVSGVPATILRFSHTQDACELLDPESFFSGPRFFLHPKIRQQEGFGHTAAVERLKAIDDGRESLVISRNENGRPFRMHITDTRDMIEGILLALASPKAAGRTYNLGATAPVDFAEAISLMAKLTGLPLKIVDLPGSGVFYETSNARIRTELGFEPKWTIERMIEEAAAARAERTKAA